The following are encoded together in the Solanum stenotomum isolate F172 unplaced genomic scaffold, ASM1918654v1 scaffold16877, whole genome shotgun sequence genome:
- the LOC125850427 gene encoding early nodulin-75-like has translation YKPPNGEYKPPHDKYKPPYGEYNGYKQHGDEYKSPGSEYEPPHDEYNNGYKPSSGEYKPPHGEYNGYKQHGDGYKSPGGEYEPPHEEYNNGYKPPNGGYKSPHDGYNPSSDKHNPPHDKYKPPFGEYNPPGGGHE, from the coding sequence TCCAAATGGCGAATATAAGCCCCCACATGATAAATATAAGCCCCCATATGGTGAATATAATGGATATAAACAACATGGTGATGAATATAAATCTCCTGGTAGTGAATATGAACCTCCACATGATGAATATAACAATGGATATAAGCCTTCAAGTGGCGAATATAAGCCCCCACATGGTGAATATAATGGATATAAACAACATGGTGATGGATATAAATCTCCTGGTGGTGAATATGAACCTCCACATGAAGAATATAACAATGGATATAAGCCTCCAAATGGCGGATATAAGTCTCCACATGACGGATACAACCCTTCAAGTGACAAacacaatcccccacatgacaAGTATAAACCCCCGTTTGGCGAATATAACCCTCCAGGTGGAGGCCATGAATAA